In Arthrobacter citreus, a genomic segment contains:
- the ftsY gene encoding signal recognition particle-docking protein FtsY has translation MNETLSIVIYVVLALAVVGSVAALLVRTRRTPKGMYPTTRDANDPVTGTGAHAAGTDVLDAPPAGTAPPAETGVVVPDDLRDLEEAAPAPEAPSLETPEPVQGRLARLRARLAKSNNALGKALLALLSSDKIDEDVWDEIEETLLLADLGTEPTMELVDALRERVKISGSRDPQEVHQMLREELIKLVDPTMDRSLAVTRHADKPAVVMVVGVNGVGKTTTVGKLARVLVAEDKDVLLGAADTFRAAAAEQLATWGQRVGVPTVKSDVDGADPASVAFEAVKAGIDGEVDVVLIDTAGRLQNKVGLMDELGKVKRVIEKQAEVDEVLLVLDATTGQNGLMQAKVFSEVVNITGIVLTKLDGTAKGGIVVAIQRTLGVPVKLIGLGEGADDLAPFSAEGFVDALLG, from the coding sequence GTGAATGAGACTCTTTCGATTGTGATCTATGTGGTCCTCGCCCTTGCGGTGGTCGGATCCGTGGCAGCCCTGCTGGTGCGGACCCGCCGAACCCCCAAGGGCATGTATCCCACTACCCGTGACGCCAATGATCCGGTGACCGGTACGGGAGCGCATGCCGCGGGCACCGACGTCCTGGACGCGCCGCCCGCAGGCACCGCGCCGCCGGCGGAAACCGGCGTCGTTGTGCCCGATGACCTGCGCGATCTGGAGGAAGCGGCACCCGCGCCCGAAGCGCCGTCCCTGGAAACCCCGGAACCGGTGCAGGGCCGGCTGGCCCGGCTGCGCGCCAGGCTCGCCAAGTCCAACAACGCACTGGGCAAGGCGCTTTTGGCGCTGCTCTCCAGTGACAAGATTGACGAGGACGTCTGGGACGAGATCGAGGAAACGCTGCTGCTGGCGGACCTTGGCACCGAACCGACCATGGAGCTGGTGGATGCCCTGCGCGAGCGGGTCAAGATCTCCGGCAGCCGTGACCCGCAGGAAGTGCACCAGATGCTCCGCGAGGAGCTCATCAAGCTGGTGGATCCGACCATGGACCGGTCGCTCGCCGTCACCCGGCATGCGGACAAGCCCGCCGTCGTCATGGTGGTGGGCGTGAACGGCGTCGGCAAGACCACCACGGTTGGCAAGCTCGCCCGCGTCCTGGTGGCCGAGGACAAGGACGTCCTGCTGGGTGCCGCTGACACCTTCCGCGCCGCTGCCGCCGAGCAGCTGGCCACCTGGGGTCAGCGCGTGGGCGTTCCCACGGTAAAGTCCGACGTCGACGGCGCCGACCCGGCGTCCGTGGCCTTCGAAGCCGTCAAGGCCGGGATCGACGGCGAAGTTGACGTGGTCCTGATCGACACCGCCGGGCGCCTGCAGAACAAGGTGGGCCTGATGGACGAGCTGGGCAAGGTTAAGCGCGTCATCGAAAAGCAGGCCGAGGTGGATGAAGTCCTCCTGGTCCTGGACGCCACCACCGGGCAGAACGGCCTGATGCAGGCCAAGGTCTTCTCCGAGGTCGTCAACATCACCGGCATCGTGCTGACCAAGCTGGACGGAACCGCCAAGGGCGGCATCGTCGTCGCCATCCAGCGCACGCTGGGCGTGCCGGTCAAGCTGATCGGCCTGGGCGAAGGAGCCGATGACCTGGCGCCGTTCAGCGCCGAGGGCTTCGTGGACGCACTGCTGGGCTAG
- a CDS encoding ammonium transporter, producing MDLSAGHVWVMISAALVLLMTPGVAFFYGGMTRAKAALNMMMMSFVSIGLVGVVWVLWGFSMTGGDGVGGLFGNPFTSFGLESLIGTEDLIGAGFGATFAIITVALISGAIADRAKFTAWAVFVPIWVTLVYCPLAFMVWGGGLLGEDGAIGSVVGEAIDFAGGTVVHINAGVAALVLALIIGKRKGFGKDPSQRPHNIPFVMLGATLLWFGWFGFNGGAAGTAEEAGLIWVNTMAAPAAAMVGWLLIERLRDGRPTSLGAASGIVAGLVAITPACANVSPLGAVGLGLVAGVLSALAVGLKYKLGYDDSLDVVGVHLVAGIVGTIALGFIALPVEGEGGGLFYGGGFAQLGAQLVAAVVAIAFSAVLTLIIGLAIHKTIGFRVSEDSEVNGVDLSEHAETAYEFGGLGVGGSFRPFPDSARTTTKETVNS from the coding sequence ATGGATCTGTCAGCAGGTCACGTCTGGGTGATGATTTCGGCGGCACTGGTGCTGCTCATGACGCCCGGAGTGGCATTCTTTTACGGCGGGATGACCCGTGCCAAGGCAGCACTGAACATGATGATGATGAGCTTCGTGTCCATCGGTCTCGTGGGGGTTGTCTGGGTGCTGTGGGGCTTCTCGATGACCGGAGGCGACGGCGTGGGCGGCCTCTTCGGCAATCCCTTCACCTCCTTCGGCCTCGAGTCCCTGATCGGCACCGAGGACCTCATCGGTGCCGGGTTCGGAGCCACGTTCGCCATCATTACCGTCGCCCTGATCAGCGGCGCCATTGCCGACCGGGCCAAGTTCACGGCCTGGGCCGTCTTCGTGCCCATCTGGGTCACCCTGGTGTACTGCCCGCTGGCCTTCATGGTCTGGGGCGGGGGCCTGCTCGGTGAGGATGGCGCCATCGGCTCAGTGGTCGGAGAGGCCATCGACTTCGCCGGCGGCACCGTGGTCCACATCAACGCCGGTGTCGCAGCCCTGGTGCTGGCCCTGATCATCGGCAAGCGCAAGGGCTTCGGCAAGGACCCAAGCCAGCGCCCGCACAACATCCCGTTCGTCATGCTCGGCGCCACCCTGCTGTGGTTCGGCTGGTTCGGTTTCAACGGCGGCGCCGCCGGCACCGCCGAAGAAGCTGGCCTGATCTGGGTCAACACCATGGCCGCACCGGCGGCCGCGATGGTTGGCTGGCTGCTGATTGAACGCCTCCGGGACGGACGCCCGACGTCGCTCGGCGCCGCATCCGGTATCGTCGCCGGCCTGGTGGCCATCACCCCCGCCTGTGCCAATGTCAGCCCGCTCGGCGCCGTCGGCCTGGGCCTGGTGGCCGGAGTGCTCTCGGCCCTTGCCGTCGGCCTGAAGTACAAGCTGGGCTACGACGATTCCCTGGACGTGGTGGGCGTGCACCTGGTCGCCGGCATCGTCGGCACCATCGCCCTGGGCTTCATCGCCCTGCCCGTTGAAGGCGAAGGCGGCGGCCTGTTCTATGGCGGCGGATTCGCACAGCTCGGCGCCCAGCTGGTGGCCGCAGTGGTCGCGATTGCCTTCTCCGCAGTCCTGACCCTGATCATTGGTTTGGCCATTCACAAGACCATCGGCTTCCGGGTTTCTGAGGATTCCGAAGTCAACGGCGTGGACCTGAGCGAACACGCCGAAACCGCCTACGAATTTGGTGGCCTGGGCGTCGGCGGATCCTTCCGGCCCTTCCCCGACTCCGCACGCACCACTACTAAGGAAACGGTGAACTCATGA
- a CDS encoding P-II family nitrogen regulator has translation MKLVTAIVRPEKLDAVRGSLESYGVQGLTVSQANGYGRQRGHTEVYRGAEYTVDLLPKIRIEVLVANEWLNDIVDVLVSTANTGRAGDGKVWVVNVEEALRVRTGERGDSAL, from the coding sequence ATGAAGCTGGTAACCGCCATTGTCCGCCCGGAAAAGCTCGACGCCGTCCGTGGCTCCCTCGAAAGCTACGGCGTGCAGGGCCTCACCGTGAGCCAGGCCAACGGCTACGGACGCCAGCGCGGACACACCGAGGTTTACCGCGGCGCCGAATACACGGTGGACCTGCTGCCGAAGATCCGCATCGAGGTCCTGGTGGCCAACGAGTGGCTCAACGACATCGTGGACGTGCTGGTCTCCACCGCGAACACCGGCCGCGCCGGCGACGGCAAGGTCTGGGTGGTCAACGTGGAGGAGGCCCTCCGGGTCCGCACCGGCGAGCGGGGGGACTCCGCGCTGTAG
- a CDS encoding glucose-6-phosphate dehydrogenase yields MTESSPLRTLLILGGTGDLAQRLLLPGLGQLIGSGRAPDDLLVVGSGSRDWDDGAWRERLEESFSAARTDADDDGRQALDATVRNGSYLQVDLKDPERLVHDIRSLKTPLAVYFALPPEVTQSTVAALKPGDLPEDTRLVLEKPFASDEASARELNRMLADLLPESHVYRVDHFLGMATVMNVLGLRFSNRILEPVWNNLHIERVEILFDEELGLEDRAKYYDGAGALRDMIQSHLLHTMAVIAMGAPATLGERDVRDLIAATLRASSVPSDYRNSTRRARWTDGEINGESVQAYADSPGVDPDRETETLAEVEIRIENDRWAGVPFILRSGKALGENRQEAVITFKPVSHLPNGFTGTAGDASRLRISFAPARLELELNVNGPDNVFTLERAGLTAPMHKSAMTPYGEVLDGILSGDPLVSVRADIAEECWRIVDPVLKAWSDGDVPLETYPAGTAGPPEWESSRSEL; encoded by the coding sequence ATGACTGAATCTTCCCCTCTGCGCACTCTCCTTATTCTCGGCGGCACCGGCGACCTCGCCCAGCGTCTGCTCCTGCCCGGGCTTGGCCAGCTGATCGGCAGCGGCCGGGCGCCCGATGACCTGCTGGTTGTCGGGTCCGGCTCCCGGGACTGGGATGACGGCGCCTGGCGGGAACGGCTGGAGGAGTCCTTTTCCGCTGCGCGCACAGATGCCGACGACGACGGCCGGCAGGCGCTGGATGCGACGGTGCGGAACGGCAGCTACCTGCAGGTGGATCTGAAGGATCCGGAGCGGCTGGTCCATGACATCCGCAGCTTAAAGACGCCGCTGGCCGTTTATTTCGCGCTGCCGCCGGAGGTCACACAGTCCACCGTGGCTGCGCTGAAGCCGGGAGACCTGCCGGAGGATACGCGGCTGGTGCTCGAAAAGCCGTTTGCCAGTGACGAGGCCTCGGCCCGGGAGCTGAACCGCATGCTGGCGGATCTGCTGCCCGAGAGCCATGTGTACCGGGTGGACCATTTCCTGGGCATGGCCACCGTCATGAACGTCCTCGGGCTGCGGTTCAGCAACCGCATCCTGGAGCCGGTGTGGAACAACCTGCACATTGAGCGCGTGGAGATTCTCTTTGACGAGGAGCTCGGGCTCGAGGACCGGGCGAAGTACTACGACGGCGCCGGCGCCCTGCGTGACATGATCCAGAGCCATCTGCTGCACACCATGGCGGTGATAGCCATGGGTGCTCCGGCAACCCTCGGCGAGCGCGACGTGCGGGATCTGATCGCCGCCACTTTGCGCGCATCCTCGGTGCCGTCGGATTACCGGAACAGCACCCGCCGGGCCCGGTGGACCGACGGGGAGATCAATGGCGAAAGCGTGCAAGCCTATGCCGACTCCCCCGGAGTGGATCCGGACCGGGAGACCGAGACACTGGCGGAAGTGGAAATCCGGATTGAGAATGACCGCTGGGCCGGCGTGCCGTTCATCCTGCGCTCGGGCAAGGCCCTGGGCGAAAACCGGCAGGAGGCCGTCATCACCTTCAAACCGGTGAGCCACCTGCCCAACGGATTCACCGGAACCGCCGGGGACGCATCCCGGCTGCGGATATCCTTCGCACCGGCCCGGCTGGAACTGGAACTTAACGTCAACGGGCCCGACAACGTCTTCACGCTCGAGCGGGCCGGGCTCACCGCTCCCATGCACAAGTCCGCTATGACTCCCTATGGCGAAGTGCTGGACGGGATTCTCTCCGGTGATCCGCTTGTCTCCGTGCGCGCGGACATCGCGGAGGAATGCTGGCGGATTGTGGACCCGGTGCTGAAAGCCTGGTCCGACGGCGATGTGCCGCTGGAAACGTATCCGGCCGGAACCGCAGGTCCACCCGAGTGGGAGAGCAGCCGCTCCGAGCTGTGA
- the ffh gene encoding signal recognition particle protein: protein MFNSLSDRLTTTFKNLRGKGKLTEADVDATVREIRRALLDADVAVPVVRAFTASVKERALGLEVSQALNPGQQVVKIVNEELVGILGGETRRLRLAKNPPTVIMLAGLQGAGKTTLAGKLSKHLKSQGHSPLLVAADLQRPNAVKQLQVNGERAGVPVYAPHPGVSSEFESASGDPVAVARQGIEEARTKLHDVVIVDTAGRLGVDAELMQQAADIRAAINPDEVLFVIDAMIGQDAVNTAQAFNEGVNFTGVVLTKLDGDARGGAALSVASVTGKPIMFASTGEALTDFEVFHPDRMASRILDLGDVLTLIEQAEQNWDKDEASRMAKKFADQEDFTLDDFLMQMQQLRKMGSMKKMLMMMPGAAGMREQLENFDEREIDRVEAIVRSMTPHERVAPKIINGSRRARIARGSGVHVSEVNGLLERFVQAQKMMKKMAAGGGMPGMPGMAGPGGFGGSRKKQQAAKGKKKARSGNPAKAAQELAEAEARRAGARKALPTGSAFGTQDTDFDPSSLNLPKGFEKFLGK from the coding sequence GTGTTCAATTCACTGTCTGACCGGTTGACTACAACCTTCAAGAACCTTCGCGGCAAGGGCAAACTCACCGAAGCCGACGTCGACGCCACAGTCCGCGAGATCCGCCGCGCCCTGCTCGACGCCGACGTCGCGGTGCCCGTGGTCCGCGCCTTCACCGCTTCCGTTAAGGAACGCGCGCTCGGCCTCGAGGTCTCGCAGGCCCTGAACCCGGGCCAGCAGGTTGTCAAGATCGTGAACGAGGAGCTTGTTGGCATCCTCGGCGGCGAGACCCGGCGGCTGCGCCTGGCGAAGAATCCGCCCACGGTGATTATGCTCGCGGGCCTGCAGGGTGCCGGTAAGACCACCCTCGCCGGCAAGCTGTCCAAGCACCTCAAGAGCCAGGGCCACAGCCCGCTGCTGGTGGCCGCTGACCTTCAGCGACCGAATGCCGTCAAGCAGCTGCAGGTCAACGGCGAACGCGCCGGCGTGCCGGTTTACGCACCGCACCCCGGCGTCAGCTCCGAGTTTGAGTCCGCCTCCGGAGATCCGGTTGCCGTTGCCCGCCAGGGCATCGAGGAAGCGCGCACCAAGCTGCACGACGTCGTCATCGTGGACACCGCCGGACGCCTGGGCGTGGACGCCGAACTGATGCAGCAGGCCGCGGACATCCGCGCCGCCATCAACCCCGACGAAGTCCTCTTTGTCATTGACGCCATGATCGGCCAGGACGCCGTCAACACGGCGCAGGCCTTCAACGAGGGCGTCAACTTCACCGGCGTGGTGCTGACCAAGCTCGACGGCGACGCGCGCGGCGGTGCCGCCCTGTCCGTGGCATCGGTGACGGGCAAGCCCATCATGTTCGCCTCCACCGGCGAGGCCCTGACGGACTTCGAGGTCTTCCACCCGGACCGCATGGCCAGCCGCATCCTGGACCTCGGCGACGTCCTGACGCTTATTGAGCAGGCCGAGCAGAACTGGGACAAGGACGAAGCATCCCGGATGGCGAAGAAGTTCGCCGACCAGGAAGACTTCACCCTGGACGACTTCCTGATGCAGATGCAGCAGCTGCGCAAGATGGGCTCCATGAAGAAGATGCTCATGATGATGCCCGGCGCCGCCGGCATGCGTGAGCAGCTGGAGAACTTCGACGAGCGCGAAATTGACCGCGTCGAGGCCATTGTCCGGTCCATGACCCCGCACGAGCGGGTGGCACCGAAGATCATCAACGGTTCCCGCCGCGCCCGCATAGCCCGCGGTTCCGGCGTGCATGTCTCCGAGGTCAACGGACTGCTGGAACGTTTTGTGCAGGCACAGAAGATGATGAAGAAGATGGCCGCAGGCGGCGGCATGCCCGGAATGCCGGGCATGGCCGGGCCTGGCGGTTTCGGCGGCTCGCGCAAGAAGCAGCAGGCAGCCAAGGGCAAGAAGAAGGCCCGTTCCGGCAACCCGGCCAAGGCCGCGCAGGAGCTGGCCGAGGCGGAGGCGCGGCGCGCCGGCGCCCGCAAGGCCCTGCCCACCGGCAGCGCCTTCGGAACGCAGGACACGGACTTCGACCCGTCGTCGCTGAACCTTCCCAAGGGCTTCGAGAAGTTCCTGGGCAAGTAA